The following proteins are co-located in the Dromiciops gliroides isolate mDroGli1 chromosome 2, mDroGli1.pri, whole genome shotgun sequence genome:
- the LOC122739770 gene encoding cystatin-like, which yields MMAGPRSFLLLPLLLLALVVAVHCESPPMLGGLFEANENEEDVQQALNFAVTEFNRGTNDKYGSRVFQVLRVRKQVVSGLKYYFDVEIRRTTCSKSVADLSSCPYHVDPLLKKHSICQFVVYTIPWLNQTRLTKNECRDDQAYP from the exons ATGATGGCCGGCCCCCGATCTTTCCTACTCCTGCCGCTGCTGCTACTGGCCCTGGTCGTCGCTGTCCACTGTGAGAGTCCTCCCATGCTGGGCGGTCTCTTCGAGGCCAATGAGAATGAGGAGGACGTGCAGCAAGCTCTGAATTTCGCCGTGACCGAATTTAACCGGGGCACCAACGACAAGTACGGCAGCCGAGTATTTCAGGTGTTGCGAGTCAGAAAGCAG GTTGTGAGTGGTCTGAAATACTATTTTGACGTAGAGATTCGTCGAACAACCTGCAGCAAGTCTGTGGCTGACCTTTCAAGCTGCCCCTATCATGTGGACCCACTTCTGAAAAAG caCTCCATCTGCCAGTTTGTGGTGTACACCATTCCTTGGCTCAACCAAACTAGACTTACGAAGAATGAGTGCAGAGATGACCAGGCGTATCCTTGA